The Coregonus clupeaformis isolate EN_2021a chromosome 13, ASM2061545v1, whole genome shotgun sequence genome includes a region encoding these proteins:
- the LOC121579790 gene encoding nuclear receptor-interacting protein 1-like, producing MTHGEEPGPETHTDSAVLTYLEGLLMHPVASGPGATATRRSEAAHGHGNQVEQVNKTARPFQLPSHGPAIVAVQKAGNGPALHHGASQNLKKARLLRSGSWNEPGAQRLSSPPVEMPSQGGGGGLQNGALEGSPHAGESTLLASLLQSFSSRLQNVAMSQQSTKPPSERSPPTEPPPAADKERLPCYGMASSRLKGLMRKSKLQNHSTTPYSRRGHGHSQDRPSESPCLVQSSTPPSAPTTAAAATDAQSCAERLKAVANLVKIRSSPAPSPKPSVACSQLALLLSSEAHLQQYSREHALKIQHSGHTASERLAAMATQQTQDKRPPSAGEAPPTSTTTVAPDALSSLTAQNRTATTTLPRLALNSSSRQRSPSSLLPAHSSPRPTPPPLPLTPHTQTQPQTLTREKRGFDSRPARPPQTCSSLLLLLLNNHNNQKQLTKNGHLEGDCGVLPPSRGSSVTSDSECSVQEKSLAKREESCSDAESSYSSCSPIDLSMRSRANTRAPETRPKATSPFTSASYSSTAFSSSSSSAVFSSAPTVFTSSSTVLSSSSTAFSSSSTILSSSSTAFSSSSSSSLDKLTESLLNKWKPDTSGLKVPQVKKELEMSPDLKSHPRVTLMQLLLERKNNDKVNKIVVNPDLQHDATLSSLSRGPLKSLAPWEEVRTQSPLDRSGTGLPLYSLSRDPSSTPSPFSYPSPHVQSSPLDLCKSKPFPAEKAADEPAFSASKLLQNLAQCGTASPSPPMAPSKVPSRELEVGGGRPLALLERLNAPIQRNKTTTPLSDRPSGSGTPSFGRRGKVSPTSSQIENLLERRTVLQLLLGAGSCSASSVASATHRDRDRSGGRCSVETAVGSCYEKPPGTSVICDSSSGPSAADFKVKTEPGEEGLLSSAVCQDVTSRKRRGGGGRGGGGGGGYDDRHSPLSEPQQDLKTEPRPTEVIAKYGLLSQLLKQQSATYYTSATQPHTDRRPSPVPVKEEQRDYHHKGPSPKKRRLCSELAESLNNGSPQRAMVDIGSSHSHSSLVQSLVHSQIQEEPDYHRGFRSPNEEEAPARSPSSESLLPRESRGFNVLKQLLLSDNCLKELSQQPRGVHSLSVLHTNGKANGSILNLNQPGYNHHDLLNLPTLPWHHPHSSLNSGPPSHLRPLPTPPTGDISQSTPWGRHTAPPPRQDSPKREPTTVKQEPESPVRWAGRDQEEEEGCDLSPDSPRLTRSNPILYYMLQKGTAQLRREGRDQAEGTQGSGPGGVRVKEEPGNDGHDAYEHRLSSATTTQHSSLSPPYNNNKHSHKN from the coding sequence ATGACTCATGGGGAGGAGCCTGGCCCTGAGACACACACGGATTCAGCTGTTCTAACTTATCTGGAAGGTTTACTGATGCATCCCGTTGCGTCTGGGCCTGGGGCCACGGCAACCCGGAGATCAGAGGCTGCCCACGGGCACGGCAACCAGGTGGAGCAGGTCAACAAGACGGCCCGGCCCTTCCAGCTGCCCAGCCACGGCCCCGCCATTGTCGCTGTTCAGAAGGCCGGGAACGGCCCTGCCCTGCACCATGGGGCCTCCCAGAACCTGAAGAAGGCCCGGCTGCTCCGCTCAGGGTCCTGGAATGAGCCTGGGGCCCAGAGGCTGAGCTCCCCCCCTGTGGAGATGCCCagccaggggggaggaggaggcctGCAAAACGGGGCCCTGGAGGGCTCTCCTCACGCTGGGGAGAGCACCCTGCTGGCCTCCCTGCTCCAGTCCTTCAGCTCCAGACTGCAGAATGTGGCCATGTCACAGCAGTCCACCAAACCCCCCAGCGAGCGCTCCCCGCCCACTGAGCCCCCTCCTGCTGCAGACAAGGAGCGGCTCCCCTGCTACGGCATGGCCTCCAGCCGCCTCAAGGGCCTGATGAGGAAGAGCAAGCTGCAGAACCACAGTACTACGCCTTATAGCCGGCGAGGCCACGGCCACAGCCAGGACAGGCCCTCTGAGTCCCCCTGCTTGGTACAGAGCAGCACCCCTCCCTCTGCCCccaccactgctgctgctgccactgacGCTCAGTCCTGTGCAGAACGGCTCAAGGCTGTGGCCAACCTGGTGAAGATCCGCTCCAGCCCCGCCCCCTCGCCCAAGCCCAGTGTGGCCTGCAGTCAGTTGGCCCTACTGCTGTCCAGTGAGGCCCACCTGCAGCAGTACAGTAGGGAGCATGCACTCAAGATCCAGCACTCGGGCCACACGGCCAGCGAGAGGCTGGCCGCCATGGCAACGCAGCAGACCCAGGACAAGAGGCCGCCCAGTGCGGGAGAGGCTCCGCCCACCAGCACCACCACAGTTGCCCCAGACGCACTAAGCTCCTTAACCGCCCAAAACAGGACAGCGACAACAACACTCCCCCGACTGGCACTAAACTCCAGCTCAAGGCAGCGGAGCCCCTCCTCTCTGCTGCCAGCCCACAGCTCGCCCcgccccacccctcctcctctgccCCTCACCCCCCACACCCAGACCCAACCCCAAACCCTCACTAGGGAGAAACGTGGCTTTGACTCGCGCCCCGCCAGGCCCCCCCAGACCTGTAGCAGCCTGCTCCTGCTGCTCCtcaacaaccacaacaaccagAAGCAGCTGACTAAGAATGGGCACCTGGAGGGCGACTGTGGGGTCCTGCCCCCTAGCCGCGGCTCCTCAGTCACCTCCGACAGCGAGTGCTCCGTCCAGGAGAAGAGCCTGGCCAAAAGAGAGGAGAGCTGCAGCGACGCAGAGAGCTCCTACTCCAGCTGTTCTCCTATTGACCTCTCTATGAGGAGCAGGGCCAACACCAGAGCCCCAGAGACCAGGCCTAAAGCcacctcccccttcacctctgCTTCCTACTCTTCTACTGCTTTCTCCTCCAGCTCTTCTTCTGCTGTCTTCTCCTCTGCCCCTACTGTCTTCACTTCCTCCTCTACcgttctctcctcttcctccactgctttctcttcctcctctaccattctctcctcttcctccactgctttctcttcctcctcttcctcctccttagacAAACTCACTGAGTCCCTGCTAAACAAGTGGAAGCCGGATACCTCCGGGCTGAAGGTTCCCCAGGTTAAGAAGGAGCTTGAAATGAGCCCAGACCTTAAGTCTCACCCCAGGGTCACTCTCATGCAGCTCCTTCTGGAGCGCAAGAATAACGACAAGGTAAACAAAATTGTGGTTAATCCCGATTTGCAGCATGACGCAACCCTGTCCAGTCTGTCACGGGGCCCACTTAAATCACTGGCCCCCTGGGAGGAAGTCAGGACACAGAGCCCTCTGGACAGATCAGGCACAGGCCTTCCATTGTACTCTCTCAGCCGAGACCCCAGCAGCACCCCATCCCCCTTCTCCTACCCCTCTCCCCATGTCCAGTCCAGCCCTCTGGATCTGTGTAAGTCTAAACCCTTCCCTGCTGAGAAAGCTGCAGATGAGCCGGCGTTCAGCGCCAGTAAACTGTTACAGAACCTGGCCCAGTGCGGCACTGCCTCACCCTCCCCACCCATGGCTCCCAGCAAAGTACCCAGCCGGGAGCTGGAGGTGGGTGGTGGCAGGCCTCTGGCTCTGCTGGAGAGGCTCAACGCCCCCATCCAGAGGAACAAAACAACTACCCCCCTCTCAGACAGGCCCTCGGGCAGCGGCACACCGTCGTTCGGTCGCCGGGGGAAGGTGTCGCCCACCTCGTCCCAGATTGAGAACCTTTTGGAGCGTCGCACAGTACTGCAGCTCCTGCTGGGAGCAGGCTCCTGCTCTGCCTCCTCCGTGGCCTCAGCcacccacagagacagagacaggtccGGTGGGAGGTGCAGTGTGGAGACGGCGGTGGGGAGCTGCTATGAGAAGCCCCCTGGCACCTCTGTCATCTGTGACAGCTCCAGCGGGCCCTCGGCAGCAGACTTCAAGGTTAAAACTGAACCGGGGGAAGAGGGCCTGTTGTCCTCTGCAGTGTGTCAGGATGTGACGAGCAGAAAGagacggggaggaggaggacgaggagggggaggaggaggagggtatgACGACAGGCACAGCCCCCTCTCTGAACCCCAGCAGGACCTAAAAACAGAGCCCCGGCCCACAGAGGTCATTGCTAAATATGGCCTCCTGAGCCAGCTCCTAAAACAGCAGAGCGCTACCTACTACACCAGCGCTACACAGCCACACACAGATCGCCGGCCCAGCCCTGTCCCTGtgaaggaggagcagagagactaCCACCACAAGGGGCCCAGCCCTAAAAAGAGACGGCTCTGCTCAGAGCTGGCTGAGAGCCTGAACAATGGCAGCCCTCAGAGGGCCATGGTGGACATTGGaagcagccacagccacagcagcCTGGTCCAAAGCCTGGTCCATAGCCAGATACAGGAGGAGCCTGATTACCACAGGGGCTTTAGGAGCCCTAATGAGGAGGAGGCCCCAGCCAGGAGCCCCAGCAGTGAATCTCTCCTCCCTAGGGAGAGCCGGGGATTCAACGTGCTCAAACAGCTGCTCCTGTCTGACAATTGTCTGAAGGAGCTGTCCCAGCAGCCCCGGGGGGtccacagcctctctgtgctgcACACCAACGGTAAAGCCAACGGGAGCATCCTCAATCTCAATCAGCCAGGCTACAATCACCATGACCTCCTCAACCTGCCTACCCTGCCCTGGCACCACCCCCATAGCTCCCTCAACTCAGGGCCCCCCAGCCACCTCAGACCCTTGCCCACCCCCCCGACAGGGGACATCAGTCAAAGCACCCCCTGGGGGCGACACACAGCTCCTCCACCCCGTCAGGACTCGCCTAAACGGGAGCCCACCACGGTGAAACAGGAGCCGGAGAGCCCGGTGCGGTGGGCAGGTCGagaccaggaggaggaggagggctgtgACTTGAGCCCAGACTCCCCCAGGCTCACCCGCTCCAACCCCATCCTGTACTACATGCTGCAAAAGGGCACCGCTCAgctgaggagggaggggagggaccaGGCGGAGGGAACCCAGGGGTCAGGGCCAGGGGGAGTAAGGGTAAAGGAGGAGCCGGGTAATGACGGCCATGATGCCTATGAACACAGACTGAGCTCCGCCACCACCACCCAGCactcctccctgtcccctccctacaataacaacaagcaCAGCCACAAAAACTAA